In Lolium rigidum isolate FL_2022 chromosome 3, APGP_CSIRO_Lrig_0.1, whole genome shotgun sequence, the genomic window GATGGTTCTCTatatggggtttctggtggctcgGGTGGTTATGCAGAAACCATCTTCCGTTATGCAGCACGTGCACTCTTCAACAGAGAAATAGAAGGTCCGCTTGATTTCAAAGTATTGCGAAATTCAGATTTCCGTGAAGTTACACTGGAGGTAATTCTTTCCTCATCCCACATTGGCAAAGCCACTCCCGCTGTGGCCTTTGGATCTTTGTGTATAACTCCTGCTTATGCTAACAGGTGGAGGGCAGACCTGTTCTGAAGTTTGCCCTTTGTTATGGATTCAGAAACCTACAGAACTTTGTTAGGAAGATTAAGATGGGAAAATGTGAATACCACTACATCGAAGTTATGGCGTGCCCATCAGGTACTTTATTcatgccattgtgttgcacagttgCTTTTAATAACCTGTTTCTAGGCTGTAGGATCTAGATTACTCTACTATACACTGATTATGGCCCTGCAGGTTGTCTGAACGGAGGAGGTCAAATAAAACCTGCTAAAGGCCAATCTCCCAAGGATCTCATCCAACAATTAGAGGGTGTATACATGCAAGATGTAAGTTCTAGCGTGCTCACTATGTTtcatgttgtttgtaagggccttgctTCTGTTTGTGATTTAAATTCTATATCCCTACCGCCCATTCAAAATTTACATCCATCTTATAGTAGATATCGAAGCTAGTATATTATGAGATGTTATTCTGCGGTGTTATCTGCTATACTTTTGCATGTTACGTTGTGTCTACTTAGCCCGGCATGTCTATTGATACAATACTTTTACCTATTTAGACATAAGGAGAGTCACTTTGTTGACCTGTTAGTACCTGTTATACCATCTCATTGTAGTTTTGGTTTGTTAAAAAAAAGTAGTTCTGGGAAGCTGTGAGTGATTTTGAACCCACGGGTCATTGATTGTGATTTCTCGTCCTGCTCCAGTTTGATGACATGATGTGCTCCCTAGTTAAGTGGGAAAAAAATAGTTCAAATGGATTCCTGCTTTATTTTTTGCAATTTATCACAATCTGCGCATACAAAGTTTTAGCTGTGATACTTCTAGAATCTTGCTGCCATTGCACAAGAATGCTGTTATCTCATGTTGGTTATTGCAAGCTACCACTGACATTAAACCTTATGTACTAGGTATCAATATCTAGCCCCTTCGACAACCCGATTGCGAAGACATTATACGACGACTGGCTCGTACAACCTGGTTCAGACAATGCAAAGAGGTATTTGCACACGCAGTATCACCCCGTGGTGAAAAGTGTCACCTCGCAGTTGCAGAACTGGTGATACCAGGTTGTTGCATCGAGAATTCATATGGTCTTCCAAGAAGCAAAGAGGCAGACAATCCACACCGAACATAGCATTCCCAGCACAGAAGATAGACATTATCAGCAATGTTCGGCTTGAGTTTTGTTAGACTTAGGTTCTTCACCTGCTTTCTTGGTGATGTTGTATACTACTACCTCACACGAGAGAGAAACAATAACAGTTGAATTGTAAACATGTAAAGgtgcaaaaaaaatagttgctgatCTTCTCAGTTGATAATTTTAAAAGTTTATGCCATTGTCTTGTGATTTCTTCTTTTTGTTTGAGAACTGTCCTGTACTTCACTCATCATACGCCTCGTTTGTTCTGTGTGCATCAATTTCAACGCCTTGCAAGTTGCAACTAAGCTATGGAATCATTCGTTTCTGAAGAAAAGCGGGCTCTGCACTGCCTGGAACAACAATCATTTTTTCTCTCCATTATAATACTTGGATACAGTTGTCGTTGACATATATGTTCAATGGTGAAGACACCAAATTGGACTTCGCAAAAGCAGATTAAGAATTACAAAAAGGTGAGAAGATGGATTCCTCAGTCCACAAAAGCGGATTAAGAATTACGAAAAGAATGAGAAGACGAATTCCTCATTGTGCTGCTGTAATTTAAACAAAGCTCGCAAGAAAACAAATTCTTCTCCAATTTGACAACCTGCGTAGGCGATTCATGCAAACTTTTTACGGAGTATTACAAGGATTCGGGAGTGGATGCGTTTTGGATCATGTCGGGGATCGTCTCGAGCAAGTAGGTGAACAGTCCGCCTAGCAGGAAAATGAAGAGGAACGCGAGCCCGATCTTGGCGAGGTACGCGGAGGTGACCTTGTTCTCCAGCGCCGCCCTGTCGCGAGCCCGCTTCGCCTCGCCGCCTCCCTCCTTCTGCGAAGCCACCGCCGGGAACCACACAAAGAATCAGTTATGCTCGTCTGTTCTTGGTCATCTGAATTTTAGAGGGGATCGTGTCATTACCGTGTTGTCGGATGGCGGCGCGTGGTGGTTTTCCTGCGCGTCCTGCTCGGTGACGGTCTGGAGCCTCCAGCCGCGGCCGTAGTCGGCGAGGGGCGCGGTGGGGCCGAAGCAGACGGGCTCCTCGCCGTCCTTGGCGGCCTCCACGTGCAGCGCCGCCGGGGAGCCCGGGGCGAGCTTGCGGTTGACCGCGTGCAGCGCGTAGCGGGCGGTCGTCCCGGCCGCGAAGCGCcggacctcgccggagctcctGCAGGTCACCTCCAAGAACTGACGAACAAATTGCTTGTTCAGAAAGAGAATTCTTACAGTAGAGACAGGTTGCGCGGAGACAGATTCGGTTTACCGGAGGGGGAGGAGCGTTGCCGGCGCCGTCCTTGTGCGCCGCCTCGTCCTGTCCTGGCGGTTTGGTTGCCTCCGGATTTGCCATGTTCGTGCGAGCCTGGAGGAGCAGCCGAGCAGAGGAAAAAGGAGATTCCTGGTTGACTTGTTTTTTCAGTGGGTTTATAGTTGAGATTCGACACAACTCCATATTGCCCCCTCAACTCTTTTAGATATTACTGTTCCATTAATAGAGATTTTTATATGGTCCTTAAATCCAAAGATCGTATGGGATATCTTCAACCAAACCAGGCCAGCTGGTTGTTGATAACCCATTTATACACGATGCATAGAGGCTTTTTCGATGCATAGAGGCTTTTTCGATTAGTGATACATACAACTCTTTTTCGCTTAGTGATTCATATGGCAACTTCAATCCACCAATGACTtgtattctttttcttttttttggaatCTAAAACTAAAAATATCGAAATAAAAAAAGTTTTTTTTAGATCGAAATAAGAAAAGTTGTATGTATCATTGTGATGTAGTCTCTACAGACCGGTGCTTTGTTCCCTTTAGGAGAAGAACACCTACCAAACACGGCTCGATTAACGATTACACCTACACACGCACAACATTTTTGCGAGCATGAATCCTACATAGACTAGGAGAATACGACACACGATCGGTTCTAACTTTAGATATGGACTTAGTCAGGCGATCATAGTTTTTTTAGGGGGAAATCTTTCTCCTTGGCGTAGGgggcatcttcatcaacatctgcATCAGCCTCAACATTAGCACCATCTCCATCTTCAAGATCCCCATCGCCCTCTCATAGTTTGTGGTAGATTGAACCATGGATATTTTTTAAGTGTTATTTGCATGATTATGATTGGCAACTTGTTTTTATTTGGTGGTGAACTTATATCTTTAGATTGTGGTGTAATCCATATGCCACCGATTCATATCACGTTTCACCGTTGTGAGTAGTTTCCATGTTCCCAAGGGCATAGGATGAATTTGTTTTGATTCCTATATAgtatgcaatgagtatttggtcaagttttaatCTTTTATGTGGTTCTATGATGGTAATGTGCGAacatcgactgcatattacttcaactTTGGCTCTATCCCAACGGCGGTGCCACAGTGGGCTTATGCCTTAATTTGAGCTTTGTTAGGTCATAgg contains:
- the LOC124697455 gene encoding uncharacterized protein LOC124697455, with translation MANPEATKPPGQDEAAHKDGAGNAPPPPFLEVTCRSSGEVRRFAAGTTARYALHAVNRKLAPGSPAALHVEAAKDGEEPVCFGPTAPLADYGRGWRLQTVTEQDAQENHHAPPSDNTKEGGGEAKRARDRAALENKVTSAYLAKIGLAFLFIFLLGGLFTYLLETIPDMIQNASTPESL